One Puniceicoccus vermicola genomic region harbors:
- a CDS encoding helix-turn-helix domain-containing protein, with protein sequence MKTSDIIATHEPVPFMSDDLLDQLRKRIIARRKAAGLTQAEVAERLGLKLARYGHYERGLRRVPLTLLPDLAQALECEEGDLLGIAATKASKRGPSSRAERLVQRLGTLPRKKQSVILDMVEGAIDKAS encoded by the coding sequence ATGAAAACTTCCGATATAATCGCCACTCATGAACCCGTTCCTTTCATGAGCGACGACCTTCTCGACCAACTTCGCAAGCGCATCATCGCCCGGCGAAAAGCCGCCGGACTGACCCAAGCCGAGGTCGCCGAACGCCTCGGACTCAAACTCGCCCGTTACGGCCATTACGAACGGGGCCTGCGCCGCGTTCCACTGACTCTCCTCCCCGATCTGGCCCAAGCCCTCGAATGCGAAGAAGGCGATCTACTCGGAATCGCCGCAACTAAAGCCTCCAAACGAGGTCCCTCCTCTCGCGCCGAACGGCTCGTGCAACGGCTCGGGACTCTCCCAAGAAAGAAACAAAGCGTGATCCTCGATATGGTCGAAGGGGCCATCGACAAGGCCTCCTAA